The proteins below are encoded in one region of Treponema sp. J25:
- a CDS encoding ROK family transcriptional regulator, producing the protein MARKGLNEQTEKARNAARIVRCIWKHPGISRYEIAEQLHLERSTITHQVNRLLDLGLITEIAEGEAGPSGGRKPIQLGINKNYGYIIGIELQVETYSVVVVNLAGEVLSFKKVEKVMKPQTFIDDVIQIASDAAQTMGGFEKFLGVGIGMGGIIDSDQGIIHYSIPLHVTEPFYFSREITAKTHIPFFIGNDANCCAWGELAFHKADGLKNFLFTLVQLRTGELAKENYGGLGVGFGIVIDSKVYTGTNYTAGEFRSAFWEEGPQAQFSIPYEEVGELLEEPQLLERFIRELGRNVALFVNTFNLNKVFIGGDIENWPIDAPRLFQEEIRRNWMYPMEPACLVMYSTLGEQAVAYGAAGMLLYKIFTSTHLPVDVLDDQDPLVLALHL; encoded by the coding sequence GTGGCGAGGAAAGGGCTTAACGAACAGACCGAAAAGGCGCGCAATGCGGCCCGAATTGTCCGCTGTATCTGGAAGCATCCGGGTATCAGCCGGTATGAGATTGCGGAGCAACTCCACCTTGAACGGTCCACTATTACCCATCAGGTAAATCGTTTGCTGGATCTGGGGCTTATTACTGAAATTGCCGAAGGTGAAGCGGGACCCAGTGGTGGCCGAAAACCGATTCAACTGGGGATAAACAAAAATTATGGCTACATTATCGGGATTGAGCTCCAGGTGGAAACCTATTCGGTGGTGGTGGTGAATTTAGCGGGGGAGGTACTTTCTTTCAAAAAAGTAGAGAAGGTCATGAAACCCCAAACCTTTATTGATGATGTAATCCAGATTGCTTCTGATGCGGCCCAGACCATGGGGGGCTTTGAAAAATTTCTTGGCGTTGGTATCGGCATGGGAGGGATTATCGACTCGGATCAGGGGATTATTCATTATTCTATTCCCCTCCATGTAACAGAGCCCTTCTATTTTTCCCGGGAAATTACCGCCAAAACCCATATCCCCTTTTTTATCGGGAACGACGCTAACTGTTGTGCGTGGGGAGAGTTGGCTTTTCATAAAGCGGATGGGCTAAAAAATTTTCTTTTTACCCTTGTTCAACTGCGAACCGGCGAACTGGCAAAGGAAAACTACGGAGGATTGGGGGTTGGTTTTGGTATTGTCATCGATAGCAAGGTGTACACTGGCACAAATTATACGGCTGGCGAATTCCGGAGTGCCTTCTGGGAAGAGGGGCCTCAGGCCCAGTTTTCTATACCCTATGAAGAAGTGGGAGAGCTTCTCGAGGAGCCTCAGCTTCTTGAGCGATTCATTCGGGAATTGGGACGGAATGTGGCCCTTTTTGTGAACACCTTCAATCTGAACAAGGTGTTTATTGGGGGGGATATCGAAAATTGGCCCATCGATGCTCCCCGGCTGTTTCAGGAAGAAATTCGGCGCAACTGGATGTATCCCATGGAGCCCGCATGCCTTGTGATGTATTCCACGTTGGGAGAACAGGCCGTTGCTTATGGGGCGGCGGGGATGTTGTTGTACAAAATTTTCACCTCTACCCACCTGCCGGTAGATGTGTTGGATGACCAGGACCCCCTGGTCCTGGCCTTGCATTTGTAA
- a CDS encoding ferredoxin, giving the protein MTRRFSMAISKVWLDESNDECISCGNCEAICPEVFEVPDKMVVKGGVDFSKYEDKIREAVESCPTGVIKAE; this is encoded by the coding sequence ATCACCAGGAGGTTTTCCATGGCTATTTCTAAGGTATGGCTCGATGAAAGTAACGATGAGTGCATTTCCTGTGGCAATTGTGAGGCAATCTGCCCTGAGGTCTTCGAAGTTCCCGACAAAATGGTGGTAAAAGGGGGCGTGGATTTTTCAAAATATGAGGATAAAATCCGGGAAGCGGTGGAATCCTGTCCCACCGGGGTCATAAAGGCCGAATAA